A genomic region of Mycobacteriales bacterium contains the following coding sequences:
- a CDS encoding GntR family transcriptional regulator, whose product MTGPVKSGELRVVTRTRLTDQTADALREYILTARLAPGTRLPAETALADSLGVSRNVLRQAVASLEGLGMLRVTQGSGTYVADHADTDVFRQIAAWMAPETLSEPDYLEVRAIWERGIYALAMARAEPADLDRLEELADAILDTDNPADAAARHDKFHDALLRLTGNQFLVTMGTILHRFFWEFGYRDSAVRKPPSKRLLESHRSIVSMLRSGDQADIERMIALHLTPRLSTDEKTSEE is encoded by the coding sequence ATGACTGGCCCGGTCAAGAGCGGCGAGCTACGCGTGGTCACTCGGACGCGTCTCACCGACCAGACGGCGGACGCCCTCCGGGAGTACATCCTGACGGCGCGACTCGCGCCGGGGACACGTCTTCCTGCGGAGACGGCCCTCGCCGACTCGCTCGGAGTCAGCCGCAATGTCCTGCGTCAGGCGGTCGCTTCCCTCGAGGGCTTGGGAATGCTGCGGGTGACTCAAGGCAGTGGCACCTACGTCGCCGACCACGCCGACACGGATGTCTTCCGGCAGATCGCCGCCTGGATGGCACCGGAGACCCTCAGCGAGCCGGACTATCTGGAGGTCCGGGCCATCTGGGAGCGTGGAATCTATGCGCTGGCGATGGCACGCGCAGAGCCCGCCGATCTCGATCGCCTCGAGGAGCTGGCCGACGCGATCCTCGACACGGACAACCCCGCCGATGCCGCAGCCCGGCACGACAAATTTCACGACGCTCTATTGCGGCTCACCGGAAACCAATTTCTGGTGACGATGGGGACGATTCTGCATCGTTTCTTCTGGGAGTTCGGCTACCGGGATTCGGCGGTCCGCAAGCCGCCATCCAAACGACTTCTTGAGAGCCACCGTTCGATCGTCAGCATGCTTCGCTCCGGCGACCAGGCAGATATCGAGCGGATGATCGCGCTGCACCTGACACCGCGTCTGAGTACGGACGAGAAAACCTCCGAAGAATAG
- a CDS encoding peptide ABC transporter substrate-binding protein, which translates to MEKPVDDKLGRMPNLTRRGFMVASGVGALAFAAACSGANKTTSGAGTNNALGLKLPSGSAAATDQYYVQAFDSTGASYKAMDFYETVYSRAPLADQFNIPLVRLSSDYTIVPGAATNWSQSSDKLSWTFHIKPGIMWSDGKELTAADYVETLRYSADPKHAWDFSWFWSGVIKNYSEAVAGKVPTSSIGVKQGSDKHTLVITTEGPIAYIPSAVLYTTPLSAAALNKYGSGSYNINPATCVTCGPYKLTKFDPTATIILSPNKKYTGPYKPPIDALVGKIYAGGDMLPRFQTGEIDTISLTPLDLKIAAKNSRTKDLHLYKNPNDFEIWYTFFDTKKAPFNNVKVRQALAHCVDRDTLVKSLLAPLATPAYGYLTPGYPFAVTDPLKPLTNYDPEKAKSLLAAAGFPGGKGFPKVTFSWWANAVSNTESVVQALTQNWNKILGINIQLQELDKTTFYDRMNKVPTQIQMGFVSYGMDYFDASNMLSVYKSGGRHNWDNSQYDGLLAKGAAESQTSKRQDIYTQAQTLLTQDAPAVFIFHLLYGYYYAPYMKGTALAKNKDGYDGIQWPGFGATSNSLQDLYVADNVGSWPRQPQTGLF; encoded by the coding sequence ATGGAAAAGCCCGTCGACGACAAACTCGGTCGCATGCCCAACCTGACGCGCCGCGGTTTCATGGTCGCCAGCGGCGTCGGGGCCTTGGCCTTCGCCGCCGCCTGTAGCGGCGCGAACAAGACCACGAGCGGTGCCGGGACCAATAACGCCCTGGGCCTCAAGCTGCCGTCCGGCTCGGCCGCCGCGACCGATCAGTACTACGTGCAGGCGTTCGACTCGACCGGCGCCAGCTACAAGGCGATGGACTTCTACGAGACGGTCTATTCGCGCGCCCCACTGGCCGACCAATTCAACATCCCGCTCGTACGGTTGAGTAGCGATTACACCATCGTGCCGGGTGCCGCTACCAACTGGTCACAGTCCTCCGACAAGCTCAGCTGGACCTTTCACATCAAGCCGGGAATCATGTGGTCGGACGGCAAAGAACTGACCGCGGCCGATTACGTCGAGACCCTGCGATACTCGGCCGACCCCAAGCACGCGTGGGACTTCAGCTGGTTCTGGTCGGGTGTGATCAAGAATTACAGCGAGGCCGTGGCCGGCAAGGTCCCGACCAGCTCGATCGGGGTGAAGCAGGGCAGCGACAAACACACGCTCGTCATCACGACCGAGGGACCGATCGCCTATATCCCGTCGGCCGTTCTTTACACCACGCCACTCTCGGCGGCCGCTCTCAACAAGTACGGGTCGGGAAGTTACAACATCAACCCGGCCACGTGCGTCACCTGCGGACCGTACAAGCTCACCAAGTTCGACCCGACCGCCACCATCATTCTCAGCCCCAACAAGAAGTACACCGGGCCGTACAAGCCGCCGATCGACGCACTGGTCGGCAAGATCTACGCCGGGGGCGACATGCTGCCGCGCTTCCAGACCGGCGAGATCGACACCATCAGCCTGACCCCGCTCGACCTCAAGATCGCGGCCAAGAACTCCCGTACCAAGGATCTGCACCTCTACAAAAACCCGAACGACTTCGAGATCTGGTACACGTTCTTCGACACGAAGAAGGCGCCGTTCAACAACGTCAAGGTCCGGCAGGCTCTGGCGCACTGCGTCGACCGGGACACTTTGGTCAAGAGCCTGCTGGCGCCACTGGCCACCCCGGCGTACGGATACCTCACGCCAGGATACCCATTCGCTGTGACGGATCCGCTGAAGCCCCTCACCAACTACGACCCTGAGAAGGCGAAGTCATTGCTCGCCGCCGCCGGGTTCCCAGGCGGCAAGGGATTCCCGAAGGTCACGTTCAGTTGGTGGGCGAACGCCGTGTCCAACACCGAGTCCGTCGTCCAGGCCCTCACACAGAACTGGAACAAGATCCTGGGCATCAACATCCAGCTCCAGGAGCTCGACAAGACCACGTTCTACGACCGGATGAACAAGGTCCCGACGCAGATCCAGATGGGCTTCGTCTCCTACGGCATGGACTACTTCGACGCGTCGAACATGCTGAGCGTCTACAAGAGCGGCGGCCGGCACAACTGGGACAACAGTCAGTACGACGGTCTGCTCGCCAAGGGCGCCGCCGAGAGCCAGACGTCGAAGCGCCAGGACATCTACACCCAGGCGCAGACGCTGCTGACCCAGGACGCGCCCGCCGTGTTCATCTTCCACCTGCTCTACGGCTACTACTACGCGCCCTACATGAAGGGAACTGCGCTCGCCAAGAACAAGGACGGCTATGACGGGATCCAATGGCCCGGCTTCGGTGCCACCAGCAATTCACTGCAGGATCTCTATGTAGCGGACAACGTAGGAAGCTGGCCGCGGCAGCCGCAAACCGGCCTCTTCTAG